A single window of Candidatus Krumholzibacteriota bacterium DNA harbors:
- a CDS encoding glycogen-binding domain-containing protein, whose protein sequence is MIFYSLLDAPRAATVVWRIETPDRAAVWINGDRVLEPAESGAGRAGGTTLFRSGANAILVAIAWERSPAPLLFTITDENGYPVADLGNDLDRLIDGFELLAAPAAPAGVVTEPDRPRETTLSFHAPDAASVHLVGTFNNWDPGATPMSRSDDGAWSASIPLLPGRYEYKFVVDGRLRITDPACERSEPDGFGGFNSVLVVR, encoded by the coding sequence ATGATCTTCTATTCCCTCCTCGACGCGCCCAGGGCCGCGACGGTCGTCTGGAGGATCGAGACGCCCGACCGGGCGGCTGTCTGGATCAACGGCGACCGCGTTCTCGAACCGGCGGAATCGGGCGCGGGACGAGCGGGCGGCACGACGCTGTTCCGTTCGGGAGCGAACGCGATCCTCGTGGCGATCGCATGGGAACGCTCCCCCGCCCCGCTCCTCTTCACGATCACCGACGAGAACGGCTATCCCGTGGCCGATCTCGGCAACGATCTCGATCGGCTGATCGACGGCTTCGAACTCCTCGCGGCGCCCGCGGCGCCCGCCGGCGTCGTCACGGAGCCCGACAGGCCGCGTGAGACGACGCTCTCGTTCCATGCACCCGACGCCGCCTCGGTGCACCTCGTCGGCACGTTCAACAACTGGGACCCCGGGGCGACGCCGATGTCCCGTTCAGACGACGGGGCATGGTCGGCAAGCATCCCCCTGCTTCCCGGACGGTACGAGTACAAGTTCGTCGTCGACGGCAGGCTCCGCATCACCGATCCCGCGTGCGAACGCTCCGAACCCGACGGATTCGGGGGATTCAACTCGGTGCTCGTCGTCCGCTGA